A part of Rattus rattus isolate New Zealand chromosome 4, Rrattus_CSIRO_v1, whole genome shotgun sequence genomic DNA contains:
- the LOC116898578 gene encoding 60S ribosomal protein L36-like, whose product MVLCYSMAVGLNKGHKVTKNVRKLRRSRCGGCLTKHTKFMQDMIREVCSFATYKQHAMELLKVSKDKLALKFIKMSMGAHIRAMIKREGLSNVLAAMRKAVAKKG is encoded by the coding sequence ATGGTGCTGTGCTACTCCATGGCCGTGGGCCTCAACAAGGGCCACAAGGTGACAAAGAATGTCAGGAAGTTGAGACGCAGTCGGTGCGGTGGGTGCCTCACCAAGCACACCAAGTTCATGCAGGACATGATCCGGGAGGTATGCAGCTTTGCGACCTACAAGCAGCACGCCATGGAGTTGCTCAAAGTGTCCAAGGACAAGCTTGCACTCAAGTTCATCAAGATGAGTATGGGTGCGCACATCCGAGCCATGATAAAGCGGGAGGGGCTGAGCAACGTGCTGGCAGCCATGAGGAAGGCGGTGGCCAAGAAGGGTTGA